A part of Marinobacter psychrophilus genomic DNA contains:
- a CDS encoding chemotaxis protein CheW, with the protein MAAPSGQQKQTKDDEVLQYVTFRLDDETYGINVMQIQEVLRYSEIAPVPGSPDYVLGIINLRGNVVTVIDTRRRFGLNDADITDSSRIVVMESADQVMGILVDSVAEVVYLKSSEIEAAPNVGSEESARFIQGVCNRNGELIILVEFDKMLTDHEWADISTL; encoded by the coding sequence ATGGCAGCCCCAAGCGGACAGCAAAAGCAGACCAAAGATGACGAGGTACTGCAGTACGTGACCTTTCGTCTGGACGATGAAACTTACGGCATCAACGTAATGCAGATTCAGGAAGTACTGCGTTACAGCGAGATTGCGCCGGTACCGGGTTCACCAGATTACGTTCTGGGCATCATCAACCTGCGCGGCAACGTGGTAACGGTGATTGATACCCGCCGGCGTTTTGGCTTGAACGATGCCGACATCACTGACTCCAGCCGGATTGTGGTGATGGAGTCTGCCGATCAGGTAATGGGTATTCTGGTAGATTCGGTGGCCGAGGTGGTTTACCTCAAGTCCAGTGAAATTGAAGCCGCGCCCAATGTGGGCAGCGAAGAAAGTGCCCGCTTTATTCAGGGCGTGTGTAACAGAAATGGCGAGCTGATCATTCTGGTCGAGTTCGACAAGATGCTGACAGATCACGAATGGGCGGACATCTCAACGCTGTAA